One genomic region from Candida albicans SC5314 chromosome 6, complete sequence encodes:
- the HCH1 gene encoding Hch1p (Ortholog of S. cerevisiae Hch1, a regulator of heat shock protein Hsp90; regulated by Gcn4; induced in response to amino acid starvation (3-aminotriazole treatment); mutants are viable), producing MVVHNPNNWHWIDKNCLPWSKDYLKENIIDTTYEDDSFRFVVTAVDSVSGDCDVTQRKGKVLCIYDMRLQFSLSGAIKKGNEKEEEETISATIVIPEFVHDQDKDEYVFEIESASQKSEIRKYFVPILKEKLMKFQPDLLEAHAKDVQHATD from the exons atGGTAGTTCACAACCCTAACAATTG GCATTGGATTGACAAAAACTGTTTGCCCTGGTCCAAAGACTATTTGAAGGAGAATATAATAGACACTACATACGAAGATGACCTGTTCAGATTTGTAGTCACTGCTGTTGATTCTGTCAGTGGTGATTGTGATGTGACTCAAAGAAAGGGGAAGGTGTTATGCATATACGATATGAGATTACAATTTCTGTTATCTGGAGCTATCAAAAAGGGCAATGAGaaggaggaagaagaaacaataTCAGCAACAATTGTTATACCAGAATTTGTTCATGATCAAGATAAAGACGAATACGTTTTTGAGATAGAATCTGCTTCTCAAAAATCAGAAATTAGAAAGTACTTTGTACCAATCTTAAAggagaaattgatgaaatttcaaCCTGATTTACTTGAAGCACATGCAAAAGATGTTCAACACGCAACTGATTAA
- a CDS encoding uncharacterized protein (Ortholog(s) have histone binding activity, role in histone exchange and Swr1 complex, cytoplasm localization): protein MSDSEEEEVFESLIATRSRRSNAGLRLKQLIALEEQSNELAATTQFLTEDDENVNLLFQEDGEDEEFIDEEVDNANLEGIDEESGTENENENTTRKRKHTSSDGEEEEEEENDTSNINADEILSDSELSATDSDESEGEKELLKQEKLKKKRLKKQSLIPTIKQPSVKSATLKKKQKRTPLVTADSLLLANRRSSSRAAAVESKQALVDKLKESEARRAKYVHVERKQQVELTQEERLAEAVETEKANVESLHRFREQEIVKKERQRQLLLSKRIKLHNVIRLVSSETFVKPIEEVNDARRQYEQYMKIKKKLGKKKKNQLAEMMDFPTRMPFTIDYDSPYQRKLLAEKKAQEQQNEIKKLESMNEKLHELIESGDSKKNDNDEENIQLVPSTNINADNHNNIECEPIKVEDSTQEIKADETDNKDESSDKTNTSISEVAPSDETESTKQEKISDTEFNEESENTSQTEENGLTNDNPSEVKKEENEQTNKIEETPVDNNKPDVQNLTTDTPLDETKSTETIKRVKFADEIGESSKEPTPTVETSHQQEEEIFEGPVQRVSRNLIYMIEFDEDKKELRLDPSNIKRILFGKQSLLPASRRFKDVKTILKIGKPENPYAVVKDQKQSLFDPASNITEDDPMFDELKKLPKLGVKQDLVEIVEDKEETESANIVLKTEAPTGLYLPNGNKKICMISGTEVKYFDPSTGIPYSSVEAYKILKSIEQGQIPWLSLTNESNDTGNVELYLGCRDGTARHAQGVPEGFDG from the coding sequence ATGAGTGATTcagaggaagaagaagttttTGAAAGTTTAATAGCCACAAGATCTAGGCGGTCCAATGCGGGGTTAAGATTGAAACAGTTAATTGCGTTAGAAGAACAATCAAATGAGCTAGCAGCAACAACCCAATTTTTAacagaagatgatgaaaacgttaatttattgtttcaaGAAGATGGAGAAGATGAGGAGTTTATCgatgaagaagttgatAATGCCAACTTAGAAggaattgatgaagaaagtGGAAcggaaaatgaaaatgaaaatacaACGAGGAAACGGAAACATACTTCAAGCGATGgcgaagaagaagaagaagaagaaaacgaCACCTCCAATATAAATGCAGATGAAATACTATCAGATTCAGAGCTATCTGCTACTGATTCAGATGAAAGTGAAggtgaaaaagaattactAAAACAGGAGAAActcaaaaagaaaagattgaAGAAACAGAGTTTAATTCCCACCATCAAACAGCCACTGGTTAAATCAGCAACcctaaagaagaaacaaaaacgaACACCGTTAGTCACAGCAGACTCATTACTATTGGCAAATAGAAGATCGTCGTCTCGAGCTGCAGCTGTTGAAAGTAAACAGGCTTTAGTAGATAAACTAAAAGAAAGCGAAGCTAGGAGGGCAAAATATGTACACGTCGAAAGAAAGCAACAGGTTGAGCTAACTCAGGAAGAACGTCTTGCAGAAGCAGTAGAAACCGAGAAAGCAAATGTGGAATCACTTCACAGATTTAGAGAGCAAGAAATAGTGAAGAAGGAAAGACAGCGacagttgttgttactgAAACGAATCAAATTACATAATGTTATAAGGCTAGTTAGCAGTGAGACATTTGTAAAGCCAATTGAAGAAGTGAATGATGCAAGACGCCAGTACGAACAGTAtatgaaaataaagaagaaactaggaaaaaagaaaaagaatcagTTAGCGGAGATGATGGATTTTCCTACCAGAATGCCCTTTACAATAGATTACGACTCACCGTATCAAAGGAAACTATTGGCAGAAAAGAAAGCACAAGAACAgcaaaatgaaattaaaaaactCGAGTCAATGAACGAGAAACTTCACGAGCTTATAGAAAGTGGGGACTCGAAGAAAAATGacaatgatgaagaaaatataCAATTGGTCCCGTCAACTAACATTAATGCGGATAATCATAACAATATTGAATGTGAACCGATTAAGGTTGAAGATAGTACACAGGAGATTAAGGCGGATGAAACAGATAACAAAGACGAGTCGAGCGATAAAACAAATACTCTGATTTCTGAAGTTGCACCATCAGATGAAACAGAAAGCACAAAACAAGAGAAAATTTCAGATACTGAATTTAATGAAGAACTGGAAAATACAAGCCAAACAGAGGAAAATGGGCTTACTAATGATAATCCTAGCGAGGttaaaaaggaagaaaatgaacaaaCTAACAAAATTGAGGAAACGCCTGtagacaacaacaaaccaGATGTGCAAAACCTCACGACTGACACTCCATTGGATGAAACCAAAAGTACAGAAACCATCAAGAGGGTGAAATTTGCCGACGAAATAGGAGAGAGTTCCAAGGAGCCCACACCAACTGTCGAGACTAGTCATCAACAAGAAGAGGAAATATTCGAAGGTCCAGTACAGCGTGTATCGAGAAACTTGATCTACATGATCGAGTTTGATGAAGACAAAAAGGAATTGAGACTCGACCCACTGAACATCAAAAGAATTCTATTTGGAAAGCAGTCACTTTTGCCTGCCTCAAGAAGATTCAAAGATGTCAAGACAATACTTAAAATTGGGAAACCAGAAAATCCTTATGCTGTGGTGAAAGATCAAAAACAAAGCTTGTTTGACCCTGCTTCCAATATAACTGAAGACGACCCAATGTTTGATgagttaaaaaaattgccCAAATTAGGAGTTAAGCAAGATTTGGTAGAAATTGTGGAAGATAAGGAGGAAACCGAGTCAGCAAATATAGTGCTAAAAACCGAAGCACCAACTGGATTATATCTACCTAATGGcaataaaaaaatctgTATGATATCAGGTACAGAAGTGAAATACTTTGATCCTTCAACTGGTATTCCGTATAGTTCAGTTGAAGCATACAAAATACTCAAATCCATCGAACAAGGTCAAATTCCATGGTTGAGTCTTACAAACGAGTCGAATGATACTGGCAATGTCGAGCTTTACCTTGGATGCAGAGATGGGACTGCTCGACATGCACAAGGTGTTCCAGAAGGATTTGATGGTTAA